acacacacacacacacacacacacacacacacacacacacacacacacacacacacacacacacacacacacacacacacacggagtaGCTACAAATTAATTcacttcaacaacaaccccTGTCCTCACCTGCTGCAACTTGCTCTGCCAGCACTTGCAATCAACCACTGAATTCCTTCCGCTCTGAGTTGTGAGATGGGGGGAGAGGACGGGGGCTTTGTGGGCTCCGTGTTGTGATTGTGATGTTGTGTAAGTGACAGATGTGCTTGAATCCACTGTCTGATGCAAACACTCCCTTCCCTGCCAGGGGTTGGACAGCAAACACGTTTGCTTCCAAGAACTTGAAAACACATGCCAAGATGACAGGGCCATTCAGAGATGATGGGGTTATTCATTTGGGTGAACACACATTGCGTGCAGCCTGACATTGATCCCAACCATGTgtgaaacaaagaaatacaatatGTATAGTCCAATGACTTCTTAAAGCCAAGTCCACGTGTGGTTGTTTTTGGTTGGAAATAGTGAAACTGTCTTCAGTCGGCTCAGCTTTTATTTAGCCTGATAAGAGACGAGGACACCGGATCAAAGCTGAGCAGTCGTCAGCTCCTTCTTTTGTCTTTGGTAGGAATGAGCGCACACTGCCGGCCTGAAGCAGCCTCACTCACAGTTGACTCTCAGCCGGAGACTCTCAGCAATGAGGCAGCTCTTGCTTCCACGTTAAACACTAATATTCAACACTAAACTATAATAATGTATTTGCAAGTAATAACTCTTAATAAAGATCAATTTGTTGATCATTTTTAAGTACCTTCTttgcacatttagatttttagacATGCATGTTACTGCTGTTCCAGACTGCCACTGATTTTAATATGCTATAAAAATATGTTGCCAACATATCAAAGTAAAAATCTAATGTGCATTAACTTTTCATCATTGCATCTGCGTATCTCACTGCATGGCGATGCACTCTGCATGTTGAGACAAGTTTGCAATGGAGCTGAAACAATTGTTGATGAACTAATTATTTTAAGTCAGtcagaagaaaataatttagGAACTGCTCTGATAACTGATTTATAATTGATTTATCATTCCTCCACAGTACAATATTGTCTGATTCTCTCAATTTAGTTTTTGGGGATTTTTCATCAGCAAAACAAGTGTTATGATGTTGTTAAGATCACATCTTGTTTTTGTCcataatttttatattttatagacAGAAAAGGTGACATTAATTATATCCCAGAGCACAAAAACTGTGCAGACATGATGAAGTTAACTGTGAAGTAAAAACAACTCAAGTTTAATTTCATGCATGAGTCTGTTAATAAATCCtcataaataatagaaaataaatgatacaGTAGAAAATTAGAGGCAGGGTTTGCAACATAGAgaaaaacagaggctgaagaacAGATAGAAAATCTATAtgttaacaaattaaaataacctTTGTTTACTGCACAGAGTGACTCAATCTGCCTGCCAGGAAACGTTTGAgtctctgaaatgaaaaaagagtcccctctcctccttcctctcttcctgctcAGGTCAGTAATTGATTTTAGGTCTAATCTCTTCTCTGTAGGAGGGGACTTCTCCTCTGCACCTGGGGCCGgcgctctttcttttttcttatctgCCTTAGAGTACACTAGTCCCTCCCAGTGGGGCTGTACTAATCCctatcctcacacacacacacacacacacacacacacacacacacacacacacacacacacacacacacacacacacacacacacacacacacacacacacacaggagaatcCCTGAGCCGACAGTACACCAGACAGTGCCTTGAGGAGCCTGCCAGCGATGTAAAACCGACAGATGGAGAAGCAAAACCAGacacaatattattttcaatGCAGTGATACAAAAACTGGTGTCAATCTACAGCAACAAAATATTCAACCCCCAGAAAGTGTCAAAACTCTGGACCTTGTAAAACAAACCTGCACACAGGAGAATACAAGAGATCTGGGTAAATGATTTGCTGCTTTGATCGCACCACGTCCCCTTCCACAGAGTCCACTGTCACTCTGAACTGTCACACGTAGGTTTGACGGAAGCGACCTGGTTTCAGCGAGAGGCCATAAATGATCCTGTGTCATTGTGATTAGCCACCACAGCCACAGCACACTTCAGCTTCACAGGAGGGGAGTTGACAGTGACAGCTGCAGGGGGGGGCACagaggaggagtgggtgaagatggacaaagagagaaagtccagtgaatgcagaggaaaacaactactcttatatactgtaaatacactTGAAAAGGGTGAACCATTTGTCATGGGTTGAAAGTTGAAGATTCTCACAGtaaaagcagctttcagaatttagagggggggaaaaaatgaaaagtagaAAAGTATGAAAAGTACAGAATGAAAAGAGTTGGATTTTCACTGGGTCTGAAATGTCTGCAGAGAAAATTGGATTGGACAGCAGAGCGtaggagagaaaggaaaattATTCTGTTAACAGAGAGGAGGTTGAGCAGCTCACAGCAAGTAGTACAAATGATAACACACACTTttgctcatttaaatgttgggtaaaaatgtgtattttatgtaCAGTGCAGTTTTAgttttgcatttaaattcattattttttcaattattattttcaaaattacATAACTTGCAAATGCTTAAAAAACTAACTtgaaaaaagacagacaaatgCTCTGATGCTTTGTGAATAATAAGGCTTATAAGTAAAGTCGGACATGGTGCTACATCTACATTTGAATCAGTAATAAAAGGTTTCCAATATAACTATCATAAATTACTTCTGATTCATACACAATGTTTTTCACACTTTAggatgacaaaaagaaaatcgtTGACGTACCACATTCTAAATGCTGTTGTCTCCTGGATGTCTCCTATCATTAAAAGAAACTCACTAATAATTGTTCCTGCAAAAACTCACAACCCAAGCAAATAtgcaaaatgtgcatgtgtgacattTTGCAGTGCACGTGTCGAAATTGGTGAAGTTGTTTTCTGAACTTTGCacgtgtttttctctgtttgcatGGGTCTTCTCACCTCGCAGGGCGCtgagctctctcggccaccTGAAGGTGGTGGACACCCCTGGCTGCGCCTTTGTGTCACGTCCACTCCACGACAGCAGGTGGCAGCaccagagagggagacacacactcaacatCCGTCAACAAAGCAGGACACCAGGACGTTTATGATGCATGGTTCCTAACCTCAGTGGGAGTATTAAAATGTTGATTCCACAGTTTGATCGCAGGGACCTTCATCAGGAAACATGTTCGTCAGAGAAATGACGGGCCTAAGGGGAATATTCCTGAAAAGAGTCGCTCGGTGGTTCAGAGCAGACTTGACCTCCTGCAGATGTTTCCACGCAGAGACAGTAAGAACGTGTTGTTTGATTAAAGAGGGTTTTCAATCCTGTCGTTTACAAACACTCACCTGGTTCACCTCAGGTCAGACACCAGTCCAGCGACCTTCCCATAATCCACCACGCAGGGTACGTGTGCGACCTCCCCCCAAACCACAGGTTCCCCATGAGCAAGTTCCCCCGAGTTTTACACTTCCTCATAAAAGACCAggtcatcacacacaaacaggtgagTCGGCCCTCTCTGTTGTAGATACAGCTGCGGTAACGATGCTTGTTATCAACAGATTCAATGTCTCCAGTAGTGAATATTAATTGACCTTAATGACAAGTGATCATGAAAATGTTATATTCCCTGTTTTTTTGTGGAACAAGAAATGCAACATCTTCTGTTGATTGGACTAAACATTTATAGCTGCGATCTTTtgtataaattaatttattaatcaataagaaaacaatttgtgGATTATTTGATCGAGGACATAAGAAAAATCCGTAATGGAGACTAATATTATAAATTGAGTTTGTGCTGGAACTTCTTTAACCAATATTAAAGAGTAAATAAAATTGGTACTGATACATATATGATATATCTATTTATGAAACAACCGATAATTCAGTCAGGCTCTCATATAGATTaaatgatcaatcaatcaatcgagAGAAAATGACTTGAAGATCGTTTGATCATCAGTATAAACTGACATGATGGTTGTACTGGAACTTGCTGTCAGTGTGATTTCCTTCCTCACAGTAGGTGTGGGAACCTGAAATTGCCTCTGAAGATTTACTGAGCTGTGTGCACACAGAAGAATACGTGACCAACTTCATACAAGGGAGAATAAGTGAGCAAGACCAGCGGAAGACAGGCTTCTCCTGGAGCGAGGGCTTAGTGAGACGCTGTCGATATGAAACCGGTGAGAGGGAGATACAAGTCGCAGATAGATTCACAGCTCTAAGGAAGTATCACCTCCTCATGACCTAGTTTCCTGTTGCCAGGTGGGACCGTCCTCGCTGCTGAAGTGGCTCTGCAGAGGGGTCTGGCCTGCAGCACAGCAGGAGGAACCCATCATGCTTTTCCGAGTTATGGTTCAGGATATTGTCTCCTCAATGATTTGGCCGTAGCTGCCAAACACCTGATGGGAAACTCTTCACCCAGGAGGAAGGTTCTGATTGTGGATCTAGACGTGCATCAGGTACTCGTCTCTGcttcttttaactttttaagagaaaaacaagatgttcaacttgtttttgcttttttttgtttggagtGAAACGTCCTTCTTGTGCATCCAATAGGGCGACGGCACAGCTTTCATATTTAAAGAGGAGccgtgtgtgtttacattctcagtgcattgtgggaaaaacTTCCCCCTCCGTAAACAACAGAGTGACCTAGATATCAGCCTGGAGGATGGATTGGAAGACAAGGACTACCTCTCCACAGGCACGTTAACACAGTGAATGTGAGACATCTTTAATGGTGTTAGTCAAGTCATTACTAAAGGTTTCGTCAAAggttaaaatctgtattttacacatttattttctttttgctggTTTAAAAAGAGGTAATATCATAAAACTGTAGTATTTAACGTGAGTAAACCATTAGCTTCCATGTCCGATATGTTCTCAACAGTGGAGGCTCACCTTCCCTGGCTCCTGGAGTCTTTTCGTCCAGACCTGGTCCTGTATGATGCAGGCGTCGACCCTCATTGGGACGATGAACTTGGGAGGCTCCGCTTGACTGACCACGGTGAGcgacacgcacacgcacacacaaatcatttctAGACTACTTTTGAATGACTCCGAGTGTCTCCCAGGGCTGTATCAGAGAGATCTGTATGTGATGAagactgtggtgagcagaggtgttcctgttgctgctgtaaTCGGAGGAGGGTATTCAAGAGACATCGACAAACTGGCCCTCAGACACTCCATCGTCCACAGAGCAGCTGCTCAGGTAAAAGAAACACAACTTTCAATACAGAAACCATTATGtagacaataaaaacaaaatgtgacgACTGGTTATCCTGAACATGAGTGATAACAATcatgttctttatttttcaggtttGGAGGGAGTGTGGAATGTAAAACCTCCTCAAGGATCCTCAAAGTCTGATCTTTAGCAGCCAATATTAATATTTACCTCATGAATGATCTGAATTGAACCAACATGTGCTTTGTAAACAGTAGAAttaaatactgtacatgcaacaggattacatttttattaagaatCGTGAAAAAGATAAGAGACAATGGACTTTAAGTATATTTCGGAAATTGTAATATGTCAagttaaacaatttaaaatgtgtaattaactctttgactttgttttgAACTTGTTATGGTTTATTGGAACAAGACTCATGGTGATCATGGTCATTGAAGTCACTAAAATGTTGTTCAACTTGCCGTTTACCTCATCATGACACTGCATCATTACCTCTGTGGTAGTAACAGTCTCTATAACCATTAAATCTTCTGTTATTGAACATTGCACTTATTGGTTTTCACTGGACACCCGCCCACTGAATTATGACACAGTCGTTAATGTCAGTAAATGCAACACAACCTCACTAATGAATAAAAGTATTTAATAAGGACAAATAAACTCAAACTCTATTTTACACCAGGTGACATGAGACATTGTACCAGTGTCACctcagaacaaacacagttggTCCACACATACTGTACTGACGAACATATGCACTGTCCTTGGCACAATGTATACAGAGAACCAGCATGTTTCAAGTTTCACCTAAATTTGTCATTCAGCGACATCAAGCAGCGACACATTGGTACAGTGCAATGATTATTCACAGTATAGGAGGCAGTCGATCCGCTGAAACACACTCATGGCATGTTCAGCTTGTTACAAGACGAAACACAACTTTTACAAATAACGACATCGAGCACACACGTTGGTAACACGTTCTTTGAAACAATTGGAGAATAAATCAACGAGCAAATGACGCAAATATTTCGTTAGCTGCTCTGCACAACAATGAGCTTGTTTAACTGTGTTATAGTGTTTGTGATACGTTACACATGAGCCGTTCATCACccaaaatgtacaaaaacagaTTCTTTTTTAAGGAACGTGCAATTGTAAAACAGGCagacagagtaaaaaaaatccacataaGGTGCAGTGTGAATGATTCAGTGGGATCTACAGACATATATGGCAACTACGAATCGTGTTTTCGTTACCTCTGAATCTATTCTGCGGGCGGCTCCTCTACCACAGAATCCGTCATGTTTCTACAGTTACCCAGAGCAACCAAACCAAACAGGCCAGGGGCATTCAGTTGGTTGCAGTATGCATATTCACCAATAGATGTCACCAAATCctccacactgaacctttaaaacatagGAATGGAAGAGTGTACAGTGGTCGGGGGGTGGGCAACCTCTGGCCTGCAGGATCGTTTTTCTGCAATACAAGAAAATGTAGAAGAGGAGTCGGAAGGAAACACGCAGGTAGTTATGTGTCATACCTGACTGCTCTATTAGAAATGGACAAATGAtgatatattttgaatatatataaaaaaaaaaaggcaactcagtgtgacagagatgaaaaaaatccaATGCACACTAAATACTTTCCTCCTCTGTGAGAACAGCAGCCCGGTGTTTCGTGTGAATATGCTGGTGAGTGAGCAAAACTCCTCCGGGCATTTGAGAAGTTTCCGGACgtgaaaagtaaacaaaagaaGGTGAACACGTGCTGCACCCTTTATTTTGGAAGCAGCTGTTGTGTATGACAAAGCAACAATGACTGTAGAGGAAAGTACGACAACCTGACTGCTCAGACTGAATGTGCGTCCCGAGGGTTCTGACGACGACCTGCTGCTGTGAGCGTAATTCTGTTCATCTCCACCATGTCACATCAGACACCTGGCCAATGACAAACAGTTACAGTCATCACATCTGATAGATTACAGTGATATGTGTAAGGGTATATAGAAATGTAGGACACCTACAGTGCTTCAAGGGTGTTTTAAAAACTGAGATGACCCTTGATAGGAAACGGTTCCCCACCCCTGCTGTGGATCATAAATTCCCCTTTGGCTACTATTTAGtccaaagaggaaaaacagtgCGTTTCATAACATCTCCACTGCAGAAATTCTcttatttaaaaagttaaaatccTGGAAATTGCTGTGGGAAGATGATAAAATCAGATTATTGACATTAAAAAGGGAGCGTACACTGGATATATGGATACTGCTTGTTGGTTTCACtaattgaaattgaataaataccgaataataaataaaaaaaattgaggTGATTACCATTTCAACAATGGTTACTTCTGCACCTTGACATGTTTTTCAGTTAAAATAGTGTTATAATCATCAAATGTGTGATTCAATATTAAAACTTGAGGCAGAGTTGATGCAAAGTAAAAATCAAACGAgttaaaaatcatattttccaCAACTGAACCTTCTCTGCCACCACACACCAGTTGGCATGATCGAAATAAGCGTGTTTGACATGAAGCTCCTCAACATGGCTCTCTATCAGCTCTGCCAGTTCTCCCTCCCTGAAGACGTGATAGTACCTCAGACAGGAGCCCTCCACCTGTCCCTCGCTCCCCTGAGGACTCTGGGTGCTTTCCTGCTGTTCTTTTCCCGCTCCCCCTTCTTCGCTCTCGTCTCCAGACTGTTTAAGATGCTCCCTCTGGAAAGGCACCAGGTCTGGCAGGGCCAAGGAGCCGCACTCCTGGGCTAAAGATAATGAGACACCCTGGTTTTCTGTGCCGTTGTTGCTAGGGGCGTTGTTGTTGCCTCCGCGATCATGTTGTCCCTTGTGCAGGTCTGTGACTGAGTCGAAGACGTCCTCCTCTGATCCGATCACAGACGGAGGAGAAAAGAAGCTGGACACCTGCTTGATGAGGCCGTGCCCTCGCCCACGCTGAATCACCTTGTTCCCCATACTCTCTCCTGTAGGTGAGGATAAAGTGCTCAGCTCTCTGGAGGACGACCTGGAGAGGGTTAAACTACCAAAGTCGAACACAGAGTCCAGAGACCTCGAGAAGAACCACAGTCTCTGAGTCCTCTGCTGCGGCGTGGCGCTGGTCAGGTCTTCTTCGTCTGCAACAGAGGATGTGCTTCTAACCTTCCTGTGCTTTTCAGTGTTATCTATGGCTTCGCTCACACTCTGTGCGGTGGCCCTCCGTCTGGACTTGGCAAGCTCCCTGTTGAGGGCCGACTGAGGGTTGGGGTTCCACGGAACAAAGATGTCCTGTTTCTCAAATTTACGACGCTTCTGCTCCATGGCCCACACGTAGATCATAATGCGTCCTCCCACTCGCAGGGTGCGGGCCATCTCCCTTATTGCTCGAATACGGCGCTCTTTGGTGGACAGGTGATGGATGACTGagagaaaaatatgaatttgttaGAATTAAGTAGGAGGGTGAGAAGGGATTTACTTAATTAAGATGATGCATCACATTTGC
The Paralichthys olivaceus isolate ysfri-2021 chromosome 11, ASM2471397v2, whole genome shotgun sequence genome window above contains:
- the hdac12 gene encoding uncharacterized protein SYNPCC7002_A1628 isoform X3, with product MFPRRDSQTPVQRPSHNPPRRVRVRPPPKPQVPHEQVPPSFTLPHKRPGHHTQTEEYVTNFIQGRISEQDQRKTGFSWSEGLVRRCRYETGGTVLAAEVALQRGLACSTAGGTHHAFPSYGSGYCLLNDLAVAAKHLMGNSSPRRKVLIVDLDVHQGDGTAFIFKEEPCVFTFSVHCGKNFPLRKQQSDLDISLEDGLEDKDYLSTVEAHLPWLLESFRPDLVLYDAGVDPHWDDELGRLRLTDHGLYQRDLYVMKTVVSRGVPVAAVIGGGYSRDIDKLALRHSIVHRAAAQVWRECGM
- the hdac12 gene encoding uncharacterized protein SYNPCC7002_A1628 isoform X2; this encodes MFVREMTGLRGIFLKRVARWFRADLTSCRCFHAETVRHQSSDLPIIHHAGYVCDLPPNHRFPMSKFPRVLHFLIKDQVITHKQVWEPEIASEDLLSCVHTEEYVTNFIQGRISEQDQRKTGFSWSEGLVRRCRYETGGTVLAAEVALQRGLACSTAGGTHHAFPSYGSGYCLLNDLAVAAKHLMGNSSPRRKVLIVDLDVHQGDGTAFIFKEEPCVFTFSVHCGKNFPLRKQQSDLDISLEDGLEDKDYLSTVEAHLPWLLESFRPDLVLYDAGVDPHWDDELGRLRLTDHGLYQRDLYVMKTVVSRGVPVAAVIGGGYSRDIDKLALRHSIVHRAAAQVWRECGM
- the hdac12 gene encoding uncharacterized protein SYNPCC7002_A1628 isoform X1 — its product is MFVREMTGLRGIFLKRVARWFRADLTSCRCFHAETVRTCCLIKEGFQSCRLQTLTWFTSGQTPVQRPSHNPPRRVRVRPPPKPQVPHEQVPPSFTLPHKRPGHHTQTEEYVTNFIQGRISEQDQRKTGFSWSEGLVRRCRYETGGTVLAAEVALQRGLACSTAGGTHHAFPSYGSGYCLLNDLAVAAKHLMGNSSPRRKVLIVDLDVHQGDGTAFIFKEEPCVFTFSVHCGKNFPLRKQQSDLDISLEDGLEDKDYLSTVEAHLPWLLESFRPDLVLYDAGVDPHWDDELGRLRLTDHGLYQRDLYVMKTVVSRGVPVAAVIGGGYSRDIDKLALRHSIVHRAAAQVWRECGM
- the trmt9b gene encoding probable tRNA methyltransferase 9B isoform X1 — encoded protein: MMEEAASQLEREHVHSVYDKIAPYFNDSRYKAWPKVQQFLLDLQPGSIVADIGCGNGKYLHINQEVFKLGCDVCRPLVDYAWCQGHEVQMCDGLHLPYRDGCFDAVLSIAVIHHLSTKERRIRAIREMARTLRVGGRIMIYVWAMEQKRRKFEKQDIFVPWNPNPQSALNRELAKSRRRATAQSVSEAIDNTEKHRKVRSTSSVADEEDLTSATPQQRTQRLWFFSRSLDSVFDFGSLTLSRSSSRELSTLSSPTGESMGNKVIQRGRGHGLIKQVSSFFSPPSVIGSEEDVFDSVTDLHKGQHDRGGNNNAPSNNGTENQGVSLSLAQECGSLALPDLVPFQREHLKQSGDESEEGGAGKEQQESTQSPQGSEGQVEGSCLRYYHVFREGELAELIESHVEELHVKHAYFDHANWCVVAEKVQLWKI
- the trmt9b gene encoding probable tRNA methyltransferase 9B isoform X2 translates to MMEEAASQLEREHVHSVYDKIAPYFNDSRYKAWPKVQQFLLDLQPGSIVADIGCGNGKYLHINQEVFKLGCDVCRPLVDYAWCQGHEVQMCDGLHLPYRDGCFDAVLSIAVIHHLSTKERRIRAIREMARTLRVGGRIMIYVWAMEQKRRKFEKQDIFVPWNPNPQSALNRELAKSRRRATAQSVSEAIDNTEKHRKVRSTSSVADEEDLTSATPQQRTQRLWFFSRSLDSVFDFGSLTLSRSSSRELSTLSSPTGESMGNKVIQRGRGHGLIKQVSSFFSPPSVIGSEEDVFDSVTDLHKGQHDRGGNNNAPSNNGTENQGVSLSLAQECGSLALPDLVPFQREHLKQSGDESEEGGAGKEQQESTQSPQGSEGQVEGSCLRCLM